The following proteins are co-located in the Chlorogloeopsis sp. ULAP01 genome:
- a CDS encoding type II toxin-antitoxin system ParD family antitoxin: MNSINISLSESMKAFVEEQVAKGGYGSVSEYLQELISQDQKRKAQEYVEELLIEGLESGEAIEVSDEWWEQKRTNLIDKLHQGK, encoded by the coding sequence ATGAACAGCATCAATATTTCCTTGTCTGAGTCGATGAAAGCCTTTGTTGAGGAGCAAGTTGCAAAAGGTGGTTACGGCTCAGTTAGCGAATACCTGCAAGAGTTAATCAGTCAGGATCAAAAACGCAAAGCTCAAGAATACGTAGAGGAACTTTTAATTGAAGGGCTTGAGAGTGGAGAAGCAATTGAAGTTAGCGACGAATGGTGGGAGCAAAAACGCACAAACCTAATCGACAAGCTGCACCAGGGGAAATAA
- a CDS encoding Ycf66 family protein, whose amino-acid sequence MFNNPLNLIGIILIIAAISLCALPFTRPQLFRRQDIVLIAAFFISGSILLFQKRWYNKELTQFNLILLAVTAIYYTFESIRLRSKNIQ is encoded by the coding sequence ATGTTTAACAATCCACTCAATTTAATTGGCATTATTTTAATAATTGCAGCAATTAGTTTATGTGCTTTACCTTTTACACGTCCTCAACTGTTTCGACGTCAAGATATTGTGTTAATAGCAGCGTTTTTTATCTCTGGCTCGATTTTGCTCTTTCAAAAGAGATGGTATAACAAAGAATTGACGCAATTTAATTTAATACTCCTAGCTGTAACTGCTATTTATTACACTTTTGAAAGTATCCGCTTGCGAAGTAAAAATATACAATAA
- a CDS encoding serine/threonine-protein kinase yields the protein MNQYPLPQIGKTLRNRYKIVKLLGRGGSGDTYLAIDLDLPGLPHCVVKHFKPKSLNADFEPIAKSLFAREAEVLYQLGNNHDQIPRLFAHFDENGDFYLVQEFIDGHDLTKEILPSQCLNEEAVFDLLRDILEVVVFVHEHNIIHRDIKPQNLMRRHWDNKIVLIDFGSIKKMSTLGMNEQGQANINVAIGTPGYMPNEQSKGKPQLSSDVYAVGMIGIQALTGLRADQLPKDPHTGEVIWRDKAQVSNALANVLDTMVRQRLSQRYQSAAEALQALLAVRELPSTLQPVPVGRNVDFSSLLPYKKSVLLLGVSLGATTSLVVVILFYIFLQTSTIVLNQPNQSKSFLEKIVEPIRNKLMLLVNCPLADDTISELKKQ from the coding sequence ATGAACCAGTACCCTCTCCCTCAAATCGGGAAAACGCTTCGCAATCGTTACAAAATCGTCAAACTCCTGGGGAGAGGAGGTTCTGGCGATACCTATTTGGCTATCGATTTGGATTTGCCAGGATTACCCCATTGTGTAGTTAAGCATTTCAAACCGAAAAGCCTCAATGCTGATTTTGAACCTATTGCCAAAAGCCTATTTGCTCGCGAAGCAGAAGTTTTATACCAGCTAGGTAATAATCATGACCAAATTCCTAGATTATTTGCCCATTTTGATGAAAATGGAGATTTCTACTTAGTTCAAGAATTTATTGATGGTCATGATTTGACTAAGGAAATCCTACCATCTCAATGTTTGAACGAAGAAGCAGTCTTTGACCTGTTAAGGGACATCCTAGAAGTAGTAGTCTTTGTCCACGAACACAATATCATTCATCGGGATATTAAACCCCAAAATTTAATGCGTCGGCATTGGGATAACAAGATTGTGCTGATTGATTTTGGCAGTATTAAGAAAATGAGTACTCTGGGTATGAACGAGCAGGGACAAGCCAATATCAATGTTGCAATTGGTACTCCTGGCTATATGCCGAACGAACAATCTAAAGGAAAGCCGCAACTTAGCAGCGATGTTTATGCTGTCGGAATGATTGGCATTCAAGCTCTAACAGGTTTAAGAGCCGATCAACTGCCAAAAGATCCGCACACAGGAGAAGTAATTTGGCGTGACAAAGCACAAGTAAGTAACGCTCTTGCCAATGTTTTAGATACAATGGTTCGCCAGCGCTTGAGCCAACGTTACCAGTCAGCAGCAGAAGCTTTGCAAGCACTCCTTGCTGTTCGGGAGTTACCATCGACTTTACAACCTGTACCAGTAGGCAGAAATGTTGATTTTAGTTCTTTGCTGCCGTATAAAAAATCTGTCTTATTACTTGGGGTAAGCCTTGGCGCTACTACTAGTCTGGTGGTGGTTATTTTATTTTATATATTTCTTCAGACAAGTACAATAGTTCTAAATCAGCCGAATCAATCAAAGAGTTTTCTAGAAAAAATTGTGGAACCAATTCGTAACAAATTAATGCTTTTAGTAAATTGTCCACTTGCAGACGATACTATTAGTGAACTAAAAAAACAATAG
- a CDS encoding Ycf66 family protein: protein MLGKLLDGRYKVIQVLSAGGFGETYIAEDTRRPGNPKCVLKVLKPASSDPYYLQTARRLFNSEAEILEQLGNHDQIPRLLAYFEESEEFCLVQELIVGHPLSAEMRVGQSWAESQVIQILQDVLGVLEFVHGYGVIHRDIKPDNLIRRDSDGKLVLIDFGAVKQMRSQLAASPSQMTATVAIGTPGYMSAEQAQGKPRPNSDIYAVGMIAIQALTGILPTQLQEHPQTGEIIWPNQVQISPRLAAIVQKMVRYHWRDRYQSATEILQDLQQLLYPLPATQPSTPDVYTQSTVPQFVNTYSQSSPLSPSSATDSSPNSPQVTSPAWINQTLSVARFLPFVGAAGLFFFKAATWIILLGIGLAAFGVGLFFLRSSYPRLARDYDAVFAVVFCLCGILLLFQEYRSFGNQEIPISQFLLAGVGIFSAAECIRLREIKK from the coding sequence ATGTTAGGAAAGCTACTAGACGGACGTTACAAAGTTATCCAAGTCTTGAGTGCTGGAGGATTTGGTGAAACTTATATCGCCGAAGACACCCGCCGCCCAGGCAACCCCAAGTGTGTTCTGAAGGTATTGAAGCCCGCGAGTTCCGATCCCTACTATCTACAAACTGCCAGGCGTTTGTTTAATAGTGAAGCGGAAATATTGGAACAACTAGGCAATCATGACCAAATACCCCGTCTTTTGGCTTATTTTGAAGAAAGCGAAGAATTTTGTTTAGTGCAAGAGTTAATTGTTGGACATCCGCTCAGTGCGGAAATGCGAGTAGGACAATCTTGGGCAGAAAGTCAAGTTATCCAAATATTACAAGATGTTTTGGGTGTTTTGGAGTTTGTTCACGGCTACGGTGTAATTCATCGTGATATCAAACCCGATAATTTAATTAGACGCGACTCTGACGGCAAATTGGTTTTAATTGATTTTGGTGCGGTGAAACAAATGCGTTCCCAACTAGCAGCATCTCCTAGTCAAATGACTGCTACTGTGGCGATTGGTACTCCTGGTTATATGAGCGCAGAACAAGCCCAAGGCAAACCACGCCCAAACAGTGATATTTATGCTGTTGGGATGATTGCCATTCAAGCTTTGACGGGAATTTTGCCAACTCAATTGCAGGAACACCCTCAAACTGGAGAAATTATCTGGCCAAATCAAGTCCAGATTTCCCCTAGATTAGCAGCAATTGTACAGAAGATGGTTCGCTATCACTGGCGCGATCGCTATCAATCTGCCACAGAAATATTGCAAGATCTCCAGCAATTGCTTTATCCCCTACCAGCAACGCAACCATCTACTCCTGATGTCTATACACAATCAACTGTACCGCAGTTTGTTAATACTTACTCCCAATCTTCGCCATTATCTCCTTCTAGTGCTACAGATAGTTCCCCAAATTCACCTCAAGTTACATCACCAGCTTGGATTAACCAAACTCTGTCCGTAGCTAGATTTTTACCTTTTGTTGGTGCGGCAGGATTATTTTTCTTTAAAGCAGCTACCTGGATTATTTTACTAGGTATTGGTCTTGCAGCTTTTGGAGTGGGTTTGTTTTTTCTCCGTTCTTCCTATCCAAGACTAGCGCGGGATTATGACGCTGTTTTCGCTGTAGTATTTTGCCTTTGCGGTATCCTACTTTTATTTCAAGAATATCGCTCTTTTGGAAATCAAGAAATACCAATTAGCCAATTTTTACTAGCAGGAGTAGGTATTTTCTCGGCAGCAGAATGCATTCGTTTACGTGAAATCAAAAAATAA
- a CDS encoding CIA30 family protein: MTDKNRSQWDLGRFIQTLTYFEVIPFLKWIQELFQGSAKDDQNKPDGAKQVGVILVAGATGGVGKRVVRRLLERGYRVRSLVRDIDKARSILGDNIDLVVGDITKPETLTPLVMANIQAVVCCTAVRVQPVEGDTPERAKYYQGVKFYQPEIVGDTPENVEYQGVKNLVEAAAKYLPKTDEKVLFDFTNPSTEIKNIWGAVDDVVMGGVSESNIQLVEGTALFAGNVSTANSGGFASVRTKNFSPPFNLSGYTGIELRLKGDGKRYKFFLRTDEKWDGIGYSYSFDTDVNTWMNIRIPFADLIPVFRAKTLQDCPPIDASKISSFQLMLSKFEYNGALNPRFSPGGFALQIESIKAYGGTSVPQFVLVSSAGVTRPGRPGINLDEEPPAVKLNDQLGGILTWKLKGEDSLRASGIPYTIIRPCALTEEPEGKELIFEQGDNIRGKISREDVAEICVQALREPDARNVTFEVKEGENSSNSIDWQRLFANLQPDN, encoded by the coding sequence ATGACTGACAAAAATCGCTCACAATGGGACTTAGGCAGATTTATCCAAACTCTTACTTACTTTGAGGTTATACCTTTCCTCAAGTGGATACAAGAGTTATTCCAAGGTAGTGCCAAGGATGATCAAAACAAACCGGATGGAGCAAAGCAAGTGGGTGTAATATTAGTAGCGGGTGCAACGGGCGGTGTCGGTAAGCGAGTGGTACGACGGCTGCTGGAGAGGGGTTATCGAGTGCGATCGCTTGTCCGTGATATCGACAAAGCCCGCTCAATTCTTGGCGATAATATTGACTTAGTAGTTGGAGATATCACTAAGCCAGAAACTTTGACACCCCTAGTCATGGCTAACATCCAAGCTGTAGTTTGTTGTACGGCGGTACGCGTGCAACCCGTGGAAGGAGATACTCCAGAACGGGCTAAATATTATCAAGGCGTCAAATTTTACCAACCAGAAATAGTTGGCGACACGCCAGAAAATGTAGAATATCAAGGTGTGAAAAATTTGGTAGAAGCGGCAGCGAAATATTTGCCAAAAACAGACGAAAAAGTATTATTTGATTTTACTAATCCATCTACAGAAATAAAAAATATCTGGGGTGCAGTCGATGATGTTGTCATGGGTGGTGTAAGTGAAAGTAATATCCAATTGGTAGAAGGTACAGCTTTATTTGCTGGCAATGTCTCCACTGCCAACTCTGGAGGATTTGCTTCTGTAAGAACTAAAAATTTTTCTCCACCCTTTAATTTATCTGGATATACAGGTATAGAATTGCGCCTCAAAGGAGATGGAAAACGTTATAAATTCTTTTTGCGTACCGACGAAAAATGGGATGGTATTGGCTATAGCTACTCTTTCGATACCGATGTAAATACCTGGATGAATATTCGCATTCCCTTTGCTGATTTGATTCCTGTTTTTCGGGCTAAAACTTTACAAGATTGTCCACCAATTGATGCCAGTAAAATTTCTTCTTTCCAATTAATGTTGAGTAAGTTTGAATACAATGGGGCATTAAATCCAAGATTCTCACCTGGTGGTTTTGCTCTCCAAATAGAGTCAATTAAAGCCTATGGAGGCACATCTGTACCGCAATTTGTTCTTGTTAGTTCCGCAGGTGTAACTCGTCCTGGACGTCCGGGAATTAATCTAGATGAAGAACCACCAGCTGTAAAATTAAATGACCAATTAGGAGGAATTTTAACATGGAAATTAAAGGGTGAAGACAGTTTGAGAGCAAGTGGTATTCCGTATACAATTATTAGACCTTGTGCATTAACAGAAGAGCCAGAAGGCAAAGAGTTAATTTTTGAGCAAGGCGATAATATTAGAGGAAAAATCAGTCGTGAGGATGTGGCAGAAATTTGTGTACAAGCGCTAAGAGAACCAGATGCACGTAACGTTACCTTTGAAGTGAAAGAGGGAGAAAATAGCAGTAATTCTATCGATTGGCAGAGGTTGTTTGCAAATTTGCAACCCGATAATTAG
- a CDS encoding pyridoxamine 5'-phosphate oxidase family protein: MNRVKMMEPASPTNGWVNTIDSKNPEVIAKASRIITNNIYCTLSTCGIDVSPWVTPLFFAYDDEWNLYWSSAIVSKHSQNIYRNGRVAIAIFNSSVSEGTPEGLYLYGTASELKREDTQKVMKLLVNRARRQVNRTVADYLDDSPRRIYQFQPQEAWVSGDRLPVDNSNILVDTKIQVNLQELQNSKLI; the protein is encoded by the coding sequence ATGAACCGAGTCAAGATGATGGAACCTGCAAGCCCTACAAACGGATGGGTTAACACAATCGATTCTAAAAATCCAGAAGTCATAGCCAAAGCATCTCGCATCATAACAAATAATATTTATTGCACTTTATCTACTTGTGGCATAGATGTTTCTCCTTGGGTAACGCCTTTGTTTTTTGCCTATGATGACGAGTGGAATCTCTATTGGAGTTCGGCAATAGTATCTAAGCATTCGCAGAACATATATAGAAATGGCAGAGTAGCGATCGCTATTTTTAATTCGAGCGTTTCAGAAGGTACACCAGAAGGATTGTATTTGTATGGAACTGCATCTGAGTTAAAGCGAGAGGATACACAAAAGGTGATGAAGCTGCTTGTAAATCGAGCAAGAAGACAAGTTAATCGAACAGTAGCAGATTATTTAGATGATTCACCCCGCAGAATTTATCAGTTTCAACCTCAAGAAGCTTGGGTAAGTGGCGATCGCTTGCCTGTTGATAATAGCAATATATTAGTTGACACAAAAATTCAGGTAAATTTGCAAGAGTTGCAAAACTCAAAATTGATTTAA
- a CDS encoding heme-copper oxidase subunit III has protein sequence MDSYMISEDLQLHQVEHSHDEEGNKMFGFIVFLLSESVIFLSFFAGYIVYKTTTPNWLPPGVEGLEVVAPAINTAVLVASSFLIYFAERALQRHNLWGFRLYLLATMAMGSYFLFGQAVEWNSLEFSLTSGAFGGMFYLLTGFHGLHVLTGILLQLIILVRSFIPGNYDSGHFGVNATSLFWHFVDVIWIILFVLLYIWQ, from the coding sequence ATGGACAGTTATATGATTTCAGAGGATTTGCAGCTACATCAGGTAGAGCATAGCCACGACGAAGAAGGCAACAAAATGTTTGGCTTCATCGTGTTCTTGCTGTCTGAAAGTGTAATTTTCCTCAGCTTTTTTGCAGGATACATTGTCTACAAAACCACAACTCCCAATTGGTTGCCACCTGGTGTTGAAGGACTAGAAGTTGTAGCACCTGCAATTAATACAGCAGTTCTCGTTGCCAGTAGCTTTTTGATCTACTTTGCAGAACGCGCTCTCCAACGCCATAATTTGTGGGGTTTTCGCCTGTATCTGTTGGCGACTATGGCAATGGGAAGTTACTTTTTGTTTGGACAAGCAGTTGAATGGAATAGCCTGGAATTTAGCTTAACTTCTGGCGCTTTCGGCGGGATGTTTTATCTACTCACTGGCTTCCACGGTTTGCACGTTCTCACTGGCATTCTATTGCAGCTAATTATTCTTGTACGTTCTTTCATTCCAGGTAACTACGATTCTGGACACTTTGGAGTAAATGCCACCTCCTTATTCTGGCACTTTGTTGATGTGATCTGGATTATTTTGTTTGTTCTTCTCTACATTTGGCAGTAA
- a CDS encoding type II toxin-antitoxin system VapC family toxin has protein sequence MDTNFLLRFVDRKSSLNPVTRNVRKKLRANGDKLTITPQNCIEFWNVATRPAVKNGFGLTPTYANRLLQLIERLFPLLPDTPVIYPEWRRLVVKYSVSGVQVHDARLVASMKVNSVTHILTFNTIDFTRYVAEGIMAVDPSTV, from the coding sequence GTGGACACAAACTTTTTGCTGCGTTTTGTGGATCGCAAAAGTTCACTCAACCCAGTGACACGAAATGTCAGAAAAAAACTCAGAGCAAATGGGGATAAATTGACTATTACACCTCAAAACTGCATAGAATTTTGGAATGTAGCTACAAGACCAGCAGTAAAAAACGGATTTGGATTAACACCAACGTATGCAAATCGGCTATTGCAGTTAATCGAGCGTCTGTTTCCATTGTTGCCTGATACGCCTGTAATTTATCCAGAGTGGCGTCGGCTTGTTGTTAAGTACAGTGTGTCAGGGGTACAAGTGCATGATGCCCGCCTTGTTGCTAGCATGAAAGTCAATAGTGTAACGCATATTTTGACATTTAATACAATTGATTTCACTCGCTATGTCGCTGAAGGAATTATGGCAGTTGATCCGTCAACAGTATAA
- a CDS encoding alpha/beta hydrolase — MLQFQPPGFGHKVINSSLGSIVYYTQTTEPWCIAKTEDLPPLIFLHCFGGGSSAYEWSKVYPAFASTHRILAPDLIGWGDSAHPVRDYQINDYLTTITEFIRHTCSPPVTVLASSLTAAFVIRLAVAQPFLFNALYLVCPSGFDDFGQGAGRRLPLQVINTPLLDNLIYALGAENELAVNNFLQSFLFAKPQRVSPEMVEAYLFSAQQPNAKFAALAFLQGNLYFDLSLYIQQLTIPTVIFWGEKAQFTNVNLGRRLAKLNPTVIRDFHAIADTGVLPHLEMPEAVIGLLQRYLGSDRQASENNKVE; from the coding sequence ATGCTTCAGTTTCAACCTCCAGGCTTTGGACATAAAGTCATCAACTCCTCACTTGGGTCGATAGTTTACTATACCCAAACAACAGAACCGTGGTGTATTGCTAAGACTGAAGATTTACCACCGCTTATTTTTCTTCACTGCTTTGGTGGTGGTTCCTCTGCGTATGAATGGTCAAAAGTATATCCTGCTTTTGCTAGTACACATCGCATCCTCGCGCCAGATTTAATTGGTTGGGGAGATTCTGCCCATCCGGTGCGAGACTATCAAATTAACGATTATTTGACAACGATCACAGAATTTATCAGACACACTTGTTCTCCACCAGTAACAGTACTAGCATCTTCCCTGACAGCAGCTTTTGTGATTCGTCTAGCTGTTGCCCAACCTTTTTTATTCAACGCGCTATATTTAGTCTGTCCTTCTGGTTTTGATGACTTTGGGCAAGGTGCAGGGCGCAGACTTCCCCTTCAAGTAATCAATACACCACTGCTAGATAATTTAATTTATGCCCTCGGTGCGGAGAATGAATTGGCAGTTAACAACTTTTTGCAAAGTTTTCTGTTTGCCAAACCTCAACGAGTTTCTCCAGAGATGGTAGAGGCTTACTTGTTCTCTGCTCAACAGCCGAATGCCAAGTTTGCGGCATTGGCATTTTTACAAGGTAATCTGTACTTTGATTTAAGCTTGTATATTCAACAACTTACTATACCTACAGTGATATTCTGGGGCGAGAAAGCACAATTTACCAATGTAAATTTGGGAAGACGATTGGCAAAGTTAAACCCAACTGTCATTCGAGATTTTCATGCGATCGCAGATACGGGAGTGCTACCACATTTAGAAATGCCAGAAGCTGTGATTGGTTTGTTACAACGCTATTTAGGAAGCGATCGCCAAGCAAGCGAAAACAATAAAGTTGAGTAA
- a CDS encoding Uma2 family endonuclease, giving the protein MLENTPTAPYIPLPPTQAELPYDDGKHMESQRHRLQMDLLIDVLMPWLQKRDDGFVGGNMYVYYSMAQVRHKMAVTTTEMPSRPLLPYAKPEKEHIQIDKAVHLRDPMMHSLNFKGPDFFAVLGVPKGERRSWVVWEEGKAPDVVIELLSENTASIDKSEKKLIYQNQLRVTEYFWFDPFNPDDWAGFSLSGGLYQPLVLNEDNQLISSCLRLALQLWEGNYKGIHATWLRWATLKGELLPTTDEIAYREGQRAEKERQRADQEQQRAEQERQRAEQIESLLLQTARNLLQRFHKE; this is encoded by the coding sequence ATGTTAGAAAATACCCCAACTGCACCGTATATACCATTACCCCCAACCCAGGCAGAACTCCCCTACGATGATGGTAAGCATATGGAAAGCCAACGGCATAGATTGCAAATGGATTTGCTGATTGATGTCTTGATGCCTTGGCTGCAAAAAAGAGACGATGGGTTTGTAGGTGGCAATATGTATGTTTACTACAGCATGGCGCAAGTGCGGCACAAAATGGCAGTTACTACCACAGAGATGCCCTCGCGCCCATTACTGCCTTACGCCAAGCCAGAAAAAGAACATATACAAATTGACAAAGCTGTCCATCTTAGAGATCCTATGATGCATAGTCTTAATTTTAAAGGGCCAGACTTTTTTGCAGTTTTAGGAGTACCCAAAGGAGAACGTCGCAGTTGGGTAGTATGGGAAGAAGGCAAAGCACCAGATGTAGTGATTGAATTATTATCTGAGAATACTGCCTCAATAGATAAGAGTGAGAAAAAGCTGATTTATCAAAACCAACTCCGCGTCACAGAATATTTTTGGTTTGATCCTTTTAATCCTGATGATTGGGCTGGTTTTTCTCTCAGTGGTGGACTTTATCAACCTTTGGTATTAAATGAAGATAATCAATTAATTAGTAGCTGTTTAAGGTTGGCATTGCAGTTGTGGGAAGGAAACTACAAAGGTATTCATGCAACTTGGTTGCGCTGGGCAACATTAAAAGGAGAATTGCTGCCTACAACAGATGAAATTGCATATAGGGAAGGGCAAAGAGCCGAAAAAGAACGGCAACGAGCTGATCAAGAACAACAACGGGCTGAACAGGAACGGCAACGAGCGGAACAAATAGAATCTTTATTGCTACAAACAGCACGAAATTTACTTCAACGCTTCCATAAGGAATGA
- a CDS encoding YegS/Rv2252/BmrU family lipid kinase, which yields MKRSACLIFNPVAGQSDSEQDLVQIRAMLEPEFDLDIQMTTEDTCADDLAYAAVQRRVDAIIASGGDGTLSAAAGAVVGTDIPFGIISRGTANAFAAALGIPDTIAGACQTILQGTTRTVDAAECNGSPMVLLAGIGFEAETVEKADREAKNRFGAIAYILAGLQQLRQLQPFEVEIETEDKIIKTSAAAVTVANAAPPTSVLAQGPAGIIVDDGLLDLTIVAPATKAAAIAAAFHLFQTASTGNAVERNDIGYLRATRFKITTDPVQKVAVDGEILGKTPVEIKCLPASLKIFVPLTEEISPVEKLEGLPNLVVETKE from the coding sequence ATGAAACGATCGGCCTGCCTTATCTTTAATCCAGTAGCAGGGCAAAGTGACTCAGAGCAAGATTTGGTACAAATTCGGGCAATGTTAGAGCCAGAATTTGATCTAGATATTCAAATGACAACAGAAGATACTTGCGCTGATGATTTGGCATATGCCGCAGTTCAAAGGAGGGTAGATGCCATTATTGCTTCTGGGGGGGACGGCACTCTATCTGCTGCTGCTGGTGCTGTAGTAGGTACAGATATTCCCTTCGGCATTATTTCTAGGGGAACGGCAAATGCTTTTGCCGCAGCTTTAGGAATTCCTGACACAATAGCAGGTGCTTGCCAAACTATTTTGCAGGGTACGACTCGAACTGTGGATGCGGCTGAATGTAACGGCAGTCCGATGGTTTTGCTAGCAGGTATTGGGTTTGAAGCTGAAACCGTAGAAAAGGCAGATCGGGAAGCAAAAAATCGTTTTGGTGCGATCGCCTACATCCTCGCTGGATTGCAACAACTACGACAATTACAGCCCTTTGAAGTAGAAATTGAAACAGAAGATAAGATAATTAAAACCTCGGCAGCAGCAGTAACAGTGGCTAATGCGGCTCCTCCAACTTCCGTGTTAGCACAAGGCCCAGCAGGAATTATTGTAGATGATGGATTGCTAGATTTAACAATCGTAGCCCCTGCGACTAAAGCCGCAGCGATCGCAGCTGCCTTTCATTTATTTCAGACTGCTTCTACAGGAAATGCTGTAGAAAGAAATGATATTGGTTATTTGCGGGCGACAAGATTCAAAATTACAACCGATCCAGTCCAAAAAGTTGCCGTTGATGGTGAAATTTTGGGGAAAACTCCTGTGGAGATTAAATGCCTGCCAGCCAGTTTAAAAATTTTTGTGCCATTGACAGAAGAAATTTCGCCCGTAGAAAAATTAGAGGGATTGCCTAACTTGGTTGTTGAAACGAAAGAATAG
- a CDS encoding alpha/beta hydrolase fold domain-containing protein — MFSKPKIFLSFLILFLSVSGLFLSAWIIIPAPNMSLLTLGVGAPEVSPWLFILNLVSLVFAFFYIRRHQLKRLACIFSVIGLLICSWVLISIPVTQMRMTKAMEQGLGADYLKQVPTQVSANMQPYPFMLVNTFRGIPLHKTRHKSDILFATPQGVPLKMEIYQPPKVGKYPALIVMYGGAWQSGNPRANSEFNKYMAARGYTVFAIDYRHAPEHRFPAQLEDVLTAINFIQQYAAEYEADPERMVLLGRSAGAHLAMLAAYQPDAPPILAVVNYYGPVNLTEGYNEPPFPDPINTRAVLKTFIGGSPQELPNQYQIASPINYVMRPVPPTLLIYGSRDHLVQVRFGRQMYESLLKSGNTAIFLEIPWAEHAFDAVFNGVSNQLALYYTERFLAWAVFSQ, encoded by the coding sequence ATGTTTTCTAAGCCTAAGATATTTCTATCATTTCTCATATTATTCTTAAGTGTTTCAGGACTATTTCTCAGTGCTTGGATTATTATTCCTGCTCCTAATATGTCTTTACTGACGCTAGGAGTAGGAGCGCCAGAAGTTAGCCCGTGGTTGTTTATTTTAAATTTAGTATCTCTAGTTTTTGCTTTTTTCTACATTCGTCGTCATCAATTAAAGCGTTTAGCTTGTATTTTCAGCGTGATCGGGTTACTAATTTGTAGCTGGGTGCTAATAAGTATCCCAGTGACTCAGATGCGGATGACGAAAGCAATGGAACAAGGCTTGGGTGCAGATTATCTCAAGCAAGTTCCCACCCAAGTTAGCGCAAATATGCAACCTTATCCCTTTATGTTAGTTAATACTTTTCGAGGTATTCCACTCCATAAAACACGCCACAAATCAGATATTCTTTTTGCTACTCCCCAGGGAGTGCCTTTAAAAATGGAAATTTACCAACCTCCAAAGGTGGGTAAATACCCAGCACTCATAGTAATGTATGGCGGAGCTTGGCAAAGTGGTAATCCTCGTGCTAATTCTGAGTTTAATAAATATATGGCAGCTCGTGGATATACTGTATTTGCCATTGACTATCGACACGCACCTGAACATCGATTTCCAGCACAGTTAGAAGATGTGCTTACGGCTATCAATTTTATTCAGCAATACGCCGCAGAATATGAAGCAGATCCAGAACGCATGGTATTGTTAGGACGTTCTGCTGGCGCACACCTGGCAATGTTAGCAGCATACCAACCAGATGCGCCTCCGATTCTAGCTGTAGTCAACTATTATGGGCCTGTTAACTTAACTGAAGGATATAATGAACCGCCTTTTCCAGATCCTATTAACACTCGTGCTGTTTTAAAAACATTTATTGGTGGCTCACCACAAGAGTTGCCCAATCAGTATCAAATTGCTTCGCCAATAAATTATGTGATGCGTCCTGTACCTCCAACTCTATTAATTTACGGTAGTCGCGACCATTTAGTACAAGTACGATTTGGTAGACAAATGTATGAAAGTTTACTTAAATCTGGAAACACCGCAATTTTTTTAGAAATTCCTTGGGCAGAACACGCTTTTGATGCTGTTTTCAACGGTGTCAGCAATCAATTAGCGCTATATTACACCGAGAGGTTTTTGGCTTGGGCGGTATTTAGCCAATAA